The DNA segment GGGCGACGTGATCCGGGCGGAGTGCCGCCGCCGCGGGCTCGACCCCGCCGAGCACCACGGCCGGATCGCGCGGGCGCTCCGCGAGGAGGAGGGCGACGACGCCATCGCCGCCCGCACGCTCCCGCTGATCCGCGAGGCCGCCGCCGAGAGCGACCGCGACGCCGTCCTCGTCGACGGGCTGCGCTCCACCGTCGAGTTAGAGCGCTTCCGCGAGGCGTTCGGCGACGACTTCACGCTCGTGGCGATCCGGGCGCCGTTCGAACTGCGCGCCGATCGCCTCGACGCCCGCGGACGCGACGATTCCGACTCCGATCTGGAGGCGCTCCGCGAGCGCGACGCGCGCGAGATCGAACTCGGCCTGGGCGACACCCTGGAGCGCGCCGACGTCGAGGTCGACAACACGGGGACGCTCGACGAGTTCCGGAGCCGCGTCCGGGAGGTGCTGGAGGTCGATGGAGACGCCGGGGGAGAGTCGACGGCGACCACGAACACCGGGGGTGAGTCTGCGTGATCTACAGCGTCGACGTGCGGATCGAGGTCCCGGTCAACGACACGGAGGTGACAGACCGGGTCTTCGACGCGGTGCGGAACGTGTTCCCGGACGCGGAGCCGGTCCACGAGGACGGGAAGCTCGTCGCCGAGGCGCACACCCTCGACGCCTTCTCCGACGTGCTCCACGAACAGGAGATCCTCGACACGGCCCGCCGGGTGTTCCTGCGGAACAGCACCGACGAGGG comes from the Halorubrum depositum genome and includes:
- a CDS encoding AAA family ATPase, yielding MNVIGTVGLPGSGKGEAANVAEAADIPVVVMGDVIRAECRRRGLDPAEHHGRIARALREEEGDDAIAARTLPLIREAAAESDRDAVLVDGLRSTVELERFREAFGDDFTLVAIRAPFELRADRLDARGRDDSDSDLEALRERDAREIELGLGDTLERADVEVDNTGTLDEFRSRVREVLEVDGDAGGESTATTNTGGESA
- a CDS encoding RNA-binding domain-containing protein produces the protein MIYSVDVRIEVPVNDTEVTDRVFDAVRNVFPDAEPVHEDGKLVAEAHTLDAFSDVLHEQEILDTARRVFLRNSTDEGFAFSLKKQAAFEGVVNFAVGESDELGEIDVDVRVREPDVESFIDYVAPETDEGRPVDPVREYGDRVEPDEGDY